Proteins from a genomic interval of Leifsonia shinshuensis:
- a CDS encoding ThuA domain-containing protein, with product MTMTATTPLRVTVWNEGVHETTQPEIAAIYPDGIHGAIAAGLTELLGQEVTVRTATLADPEHGLSEQQLAETDVLLWWGHIAHDQVSDEVVERVRQHVLGGMGLIVLHSGHFSKIFIRMLGTTCSLRWRNPEGGERELVWNVNPTHPIAEGVDQPIVIEAQEMYGEFFDIPTPDDLVFISSFTGGEVFRSGVTFTRGRGKIFYFSPGDQEYPVYFHPQVRRVLANGVRWAAPVAGARQAPEVSNPQPV from the coding sequence ATGACCATGACCGCCACGACACCGCTGCGCGTCACCGTCTGGAACGAGGGCGTCCACGAGACCACCCAGCCCGAGATCGCCGCGATCTACCCGGACGGCATCCACGGCGCCATCGCCGCCGGCCTCACCGAGCTGCTCGGCCAGGAGGTCACCGTCCGCACGGCGACCCTCGCCGACCCGGAGCACGGTCTGAGCGAGCAGCAGCTCGCCGAGACGGACGTGCTGCTCTGGTGGGGGCACATCGCCCACGACCAGGTCTCCGACGAGGTGGTGGAGCGCGTGCGGCAGCACGTCCTCGGCGGGATGGGCCTGATCGTCCTGCACTCCGGGCACTTCTCGAAGATCTTCATCCGCATGCTCGGCACCACCTGCTCGCTGCGCTGGCGCAACCCGGAGGGCGGCGAGCGCGAGCTGGTCTGGAACGTGAACCCGACGCACCCCATCGCGGAGGGCGTCGACCAGCCCATCGTGATCGAGGCGCAGGAGATGTACGGGGAGTTCTTCGACATCCCGACGCCGGACGACCTGGTGTTCATCAGCTCGTTCACCGGCGGGGAGGTCTTCCGCTCCGGCGTGACGTTCACGCGCGGCCGCGGCAAGATCTTCTACTTCTCGCCCGGCGACCAGGAGTACCCGGTCTACTTCCACCCGCAGGTGCGCCGCGTCCTCGCCAACGGCGTCCGCTGGGCCGCGCCGGTCGCGGGCGCCCGCCAGGCCCCAGAGGTCTCCAACCCGCAGCCGGTCTGA